The nucleotide window AAGTCCGTTATTTCGAGGGAGGCGTATGTATTAATTTTGTGCGATTGAAGTAGAATTTTTTAAGCTAGAACTTTGGTGATTGAAacggtttaaaaaatgaaacgaaatttcgagACTGATGAATCGTTCGagcaaaatgaaatatttacacAACCGTGTAAGATGTGACAAGAAATGTAAAATGATTCCTTGATGGAAAACATTTGGTGACGAgattttcgattaaatcgTCACGGtcgttataaaattgaatttcaagatCATTGCCTGATCAGCAATGAATGGCGCTGGGCTGTTGCCTGTATTATGAGTAGGCAAGGACCTAGTACCGTATTTTGTGTATCGGTGTAgagcagaagcagaagcagcagcagccagTGTGAAGCCGCAAGCCACAAGCGCATAATAGTTCTTTTTCCGGAGCATTGGCTATCGCCAAATTGGCTCCAATGAAATATCGTATTACAGACATCCAATATCTCTGGCTCCAGCTCGGTGTATGGCAAAGTAGTCTATAATATTCCATTCAGTGCGATCGCTATAATAAAGATACTATACATGAGCCTTTGACCGCTATGTACTTTTccatatacctgtatatacacatgtattatatacgtataatattcgcCTCGACGTTGAACCTCTATGGGGGTAGCTATAGTTGGGTATGGGTGTGTTTTATACCTCGTGCTGTAACTCAATAGCCTTCCGATGGAAAGATCATGGTCCCGGTACAAAGGCTGATCGCCGCATCACATGCGATCAAGAAACACGTCAGAATCTCTGACGAGGCATTAAAACTGGTCCTCAAATTCGTAAAACTCAATTTATACgtagatataaatataattttgtcTAGTGGTTACGTTCATATACccgagatatttttttacgattatttACACGGTTAAAAACgtactttttctcctcctcaaCTTGCTAGAGAAAAAACTCTCCgctgaaagtttttttttttttcaaaatatcaacttTTACTTTACATCAACGGTTATTTGTTGTtctctttgaaaaaattttcatctgtttatttgatttcttgtaacaattttcttctcttcttctttccatTCATTGTATGAAAGAAAACTCGGGGGCAACTCTTGACAATAACCCTTTCTCATGTGAttcttttcattccttttttcGGACGTGAGCACGTATTATGAAAGCACgtatcttttcatttttcatacataCAACATCATTGGGGAGTAATGAAGCGTATTATATCTGCCCAACGGTGGTTTCTTATTTATTATCTACAATGTACAGAATTAATAAGCTGCTATCATTCAATATTAAGTGGCTCACTCGGTGGAATTATTTATAGCGTGAAAAGAAAGCAAGAGAATGAAAATCCGATGCTTTTAATTCATCGAATACCATTCTTAACAGAAGGGTTAAAAGTCTAtgcgtaaaattattttttatccttttacaaaatattcttcTACAATtcgtttaatataataataataataatgatcttttttttccatcaaccAGCTTcatttttggaataaaaaattgaacttcaTTGCCCAAGAGAGTGATAAAGAATAAGAGGAAAAGATATATTGACGTCTCACAACTCAACAACGGTTAGGGAGAAAGATATGGAAAAGATACATGTGCAACTAacgtttttgataaatttctacagtggtaaatattgtttttcccGTATAAACTGATACACGGTAATATATTACACTTAAATAATTGTTTGACTATTCATAATCGCGTTTTTTAATTGACCTCTAAGATAAAGCGTATCAACACATTGGAAAGAATGACTTTTAACCCCGTCACGAGTGATAATAAAATCGCTTAGGGTGTCCCGCGATTCTCGTTCCAGCCCTCCTCGTCGGTTCGCGCCTGTCGGTCGGCAGCCGGTGACACAGGGTGCCTCTAAGGGTAGTCGGTAATGTCGCTGTGCTGGAGGATCTTGTCCTCGGCCTCGGACTTCGTGATCATAATCCTGTAAGATACTGTGACTGCGCGTCTGAATCCCCTCGGGCCGAAGCCCTCCCTgacgatgaaataaattgcCGCGCCAATGCCGGCGAGTAAAGGAAATCCAAGCGCTATCCAGAGAGCGAGGTAATGCTTGTAGTAGCTGCAGTCGTACTGATCGCTGTCGAGCGCTTCGAAAAGGAGTTTCTCTCGCATCTCGGGGGGCGACTTGCACCTGAAATGACGCGTGAAAAATTGGCTGGTCTGAAAAATTAGCCGACTAATCTTCGTCCTCACCTCATTTCGTTCGAGTAATTCCTCGTCGAATTAACCGAGATTATCCACTGCGTTCCGCAGTCGCATTGCCATGGGTTCAGCTGCAGGTCGAGGTCCGATACGCGCTGTATCACCGGCAGTAGTTCACGACCCGCTCTGACGATCGAACAGTTTCTTACGGAGAGCCGGTGCAGTTGCGGCAGCAGGTCTTCGCTGGGTGGCTGGACCGCGAGGCTGGTCAAATTGGGGCAGTTATCCGCCGATAAAACGGTGAGGTTCCTTAGGTTCGCGAGGTCAGTCAGGTTCAGGCACTCGAATCTAGGCATGTCGTTCATCCTCAGGATCCTCAGATGCGACACGGCGATTTGACCCAGACTGATTATGTTCGTTCGCGATATGTCCAGGACTTGTATAGCGGTCGGTAACTCAGGCAACTGCTTGATAGGGTTCGAGCTCAGGCTGAGATGCCTTAGACTTACCAACGGAGTAAACAAACCCGCGGGAAAATATGAACACGAGACGTTGGTCAGGTCGAGATCAACCAGCGAAACAAGATTTTTGAACGCATCTTTGTCTATGTTGTTATTTAGCGGGTTTTCGTTGAGTTTGAGCACGTGTAGCGCCTGGAAAACGGAAACGGCGACAGTTAGTCCGTAtctaattaattttgaaatttgttcatACCGAACCTTCATGTGCTCGAATGTCCAATGCGTGATGTGCTGCAGGACGTTGTAGGAAAGGTCGAGCACTTGCAGTTTTGATATTTGTGTGGTCAGCGCGGTGTCGTTTAGATACGGCAATTTGTTGTGGCTGACGTTCAGACTGGCTAGATTGTTCTCGGTATtacatttgaaaaagaaacgcTGCAGGTTGTTCTGCGAGAGGTCCAAGATCTCAAGCTTATCCAGGTACGCCGCACAGTCGGAAAAACTGTCGAAGAAATTACCCCGCAGGTTGAGTTCCGTTGCCTTTTCAACCCGGCTCGATACCGAACCGTTGCTGTCCCTGAAGAACTTCTCCTTGGTCAAACCGCTCCATGACAAGTCCAGCTGTAAGGAACCAGATTAATAGAAACGTATAAAAGCGACCGACAAACTGTTTGCGGTGATTAAGAATCGATGGACGAAAACCAGGAAATAATCAAACCTTGTCCGTCGCTACCGCGAAATGCGCAACCGTCAGAACGAAAATAATGTTAACCCACATGTCGAAGTTTAGCGAAAGTAATTACTGGCGATGGTTCCACAAGTGCGAGAAATCCGCGTAGAAGTTGCAGCTCTCACTGAAACTGCACTAATGAGAAAAGTGGTGCTGCTAAGTCGTTGGTCGGTAGGCCAGCACGGATGGCGAAAGGTCAATGCCGAAAGGCTAAtgcagcatttttttttatctccagATAACAATGGAATATTGTAGTCAATGATGGATTATACCTAATCTACGAATCcttgttttctcttttacaAAAGGTGCGTTTATGTATAGAATTTCACATGACTCCAAGTTTATTGTTgttctttcaattttgaatttgttttttttccctccattCTGTTTCTACGTCATTAATCTCAAACTACTTCACTGTATGAACCATTCTTAGTTCGCGTTAACCTATCCACACTATATCAACACAACCAAAAATTCCGGTAATGGCAGAaactattgaaaatattaatcgaTGGATTCCAAAATCCCTTTTCGATTTATAAATAGTATTCAATCAGCTTCTGTGTGGCTGACGTGCCCAATGCACTCTGCATTGCAAGACTGACGCTGCTGCAGCCGCATATGATGCGGCAGTAGTCGGAAAAAgacaaaagaaatgaaaaagaaaatagtaaGTCAATGGAAACAAGCTGGCGATAAGCGATAAGTATCGCTAATACTATCGCATGACGCTGATAACGACAATTATTTGTAAGTATAATTTATGTGCACGTAACTATGTgcatataattataacactaTATTCGCGTCTAACAGTGCATGCGGATGCACGCGTATAACGCGGGGAAAAGATTTGTTGAGTTTACCACATGTGTGGTgaaagaaatcattttttgatccaaacaaatgCTTTTTGATTTGACAGAAAAGTGTTCAAAACAATAACCtgtgttattaattttaagtGAAACCAGATTTATTAACTGTATTTGATAACAATGTCtggtaaattaattaaatttatttttgtgcgtTACTAAGTTGCAATTTACAAATTAACGATTATCcaatagtttttcaatttttgagaacGGTTTATTATTCGCTGAGTAGAATATCTTTATCGGTCTTGCAAatgtcagaaaaatttcaaattcggatggtatacatatatacgtacagcGTGAATTGAAAAGATCGCATGCATTTAAGCCGCTGGATTGTTAACGAGTGAATACATTTATGCAAACAGCATtctaattaataataatgtatgaaTAACTGGAACTTGCATtcagagaaattttatcgctCAGCTCGTCTTTATCTGCGCAACGCCTCCGTCGAGGAgttttatgtatttatatccGTGGCTACAACACTCGCAGAGTTCATTCTAAGAAGTCGAATTATCGCATGTCTACAGATATAAGCGCGCGTGTATGCAGAACGCATGCAGAATTTAGATTATAATCATGCGCTTACTTCCGCCAATTTGATTCTCCGTTATTGATACTCGTCTCTGCTGCGGTTACTTCAATTGCCATCAGGGACGAATATTCAGCCTCGTGGATATTCGAGAATAATCACACCTTATTACACAGCTAACTGAATCTAATTGCACTTCTATACGTGTACGAGGAACCATGTTTGCAAgatttgtattgtttttttcatggATACGATTTTTATCTCTTATTGTGACAGGATGTATATACACTTTATCCActatgttgaaaataattacattgtTTACTCGTTATTGATTTCGTGCTTTATTTATACTGGCGTGATAATGGCGATAGAagtttgcatattttttcaattcagcAACAAAATATATTGACAAAGTGCGGTATTTATGTTTCCATTATTTTCGAGCGATTGGgaagtgaaaaatgataagCTGTGGATAATCGAGTCGTCTTGGGTTTAATAGATTCTGGGTTCATTACACAAATCCATCAACCTTTCAGCAAATATTCTTATAAATGTAATTTTAGTATGTATATTACAATTAGATTTGATTAAAGGAATTATTTCTATACAATgctaaatcattttttcggtGTTTGAAGAGTGTCGGTCGCTTTGAAGACGAGAGGATTCGACACTCGAAAAATACTCGGCAACATTGTGGCCAAGGTTCCGAAAACTTCCTCGGACATTCCCTGCAATATAATATGTTTCATTCAGTTTTGTGAATATCCCCAATTtcgctttaaaaaaaattcatcacgaaGTGCTGTGA belongs to Neodiprion lecontei isolate iyNeoLeco1 chromosome 5, iyNeoLeco1.1, whole genome shotgun sequence and includes:
- the LOC107221010 gene encoding leucine-rich repeat neuronal protein 1: MWVNIIFVLTVAHFAVATDKLDLSWSGLTKEKFFRDSNGSVSSRVEKATELNLRGNFFDSFSDCAAYLDKLEILDLSQNNLQRFFFKCNTENNLASLNVSHNKLPYLNDTALTTQISKLQVLDLSYNVLQHITHWTFEHMKALHVLKLNENPLNNNIDKDAFKNLVSLVDLDLTNVSCSYFPAGLFTPLVSLRHLSLSSNPIKQLPELPTAIQVLDISRTNIISLGQIAVSHLRILRMNDMPRFECLNLTDLANLRNLTVLSADNCPNLTSLAVQPPSEDLLPQLHRLSVRNCSIVRAGRELLPVIQRVSDLDLQLNPWQCDCGTQWIISVNSTRNYSNEMRCKSPPEMREKLLFEALDSDQYDCSYYKHYLALWIALGFPLLAGIGAAIYFIVREGFGPRGFRRAVTVSYRIMITKSEAEDKILQHSDITDYP